The following proteins are co-located in the Micromonospora viridifaciens genome:
- a CDS encoding AAA family ATPase — translation MVDPGAVRPGVGGPLLVTFAGLPGVGKSTLAARVGEALRAPVLPVNPVERALGRYGLVGDVPEMAAYGAVAGLAEVQLGLGFTVVVDAVNPVASARGLWHDLAERAGVPLRVIEVHCGDEAEHRRRVEARLPDEFLPTWEQTLVRRAEYEPIIGPRLVVDTAVDTDPLPGILAYLR, via the coding sequence GTGGTGGACCCGGGCGCGGTCCGCCCCGGCGTGGGCGGCCCGCTGCTGGTCACCTTCGCCGGGCTGCCCGGCGTGGGCAAGAGCACCCTCGCCGCCCGGGTCGGCGAGGCGCTGCGCGCCCCGGTGCTGCCGGTCAACCCGGTGGAGCGGGCCCTCGGCCGGTACGGCCTGGTCGGCGACGTGCCCGAGATGGCCGCGTACGGCGCGGTGGCCGGGCTGGCCGAGGTGCAGCTCGGGCTCGGGTTCACCGTGGTGGTGGACGCGGTGAATCCGGTGGCCAGCGCCCGCGGCCTCTGGCACGACCTGGCCGAACGGGCCGGCGTGCCGCTACGGGTGATCGAGGTGCACTGCGGGGACGAGGCGGAGCACCGGCGACGGGTCGAGGCCCGGCTCCCCGACGAGTTCCTCCCCACCTGGGAGCAGACCCTGGTCCGGCGCGCCGAGTACGAGCCGATCATCGGCCCCCGCCTGGTGGTCGACACCGCCGTCGACACCGACCCCCTGCCCGGCATCCTCGCCTACCTTCGCTGA
- a CDS encoding BTAD domain-containing putative transcriptional regulator, with the protein MPEVLELRVLGPLELLRDGVPVPLAGVKPRQLLATLALRNQRAVAVDHLIEVLWPQDPPRSAVANVHTYVHALRTLLGAARLRRQPPGYRLLLGPAELDMARFDEPERVTDPAELDAALALWRGDPVENLPHSPLWRPEVERLVERWRLLREQRARVRIESGDPAGAIADLRALVTEDPLREEAWRLLVTALEATGRRAEALSTYSNARRFLVEGLGIEPSEPLRRLHRSLLTQDEPAAPAGPARLDSDAATVLRGFALLDLGPAPGWVASALLDRHDVQTVLDNLELGRLVRRVGRDELGQPRFRLPIVASLLASELPDPADEAMLCRVLGGYLDLAGRAAQGLPAQIFGPGVTVAARWPVPSAADLAKDPVAWFTVERQALLAAVDLAARLGRSELAWEFAHAMLPWCDLGGHTAEWERTHRTALDVCRRTGDLLGEAVSLRGLGQLHLYRDHYGAAAEAFSRARLAYARLGNTYGEAGALAGLGSVHRARGDQDAAYDCYQQALASYLAVGDRHGQAYVHGALALVWLARRDPAEALRCLNAGLPLATELDDQHRVAHLLHRFGQVRVALDDPVAARGCFTAALDRFTAIGDAHGQAYCLSDLAELESGDATITRLSRALEIFEQIGDRRGQEQTARRLGELHLDAGRDRLGDAYLAEARRLRATVEDEVNRPG; encoded by the coding sequence ATGCCAGAGGTGCTCGAGCTGCGCGTACTTGGTCCGCTGGAGTTGTTGCGCGACGGCGTGCCCGTCCCGCTGGCCGGGGTCAAGCCCCGCCAGCTGCTCGCCACGCTCGCCCTCCGGAACCAGCGCGCGGTCGCGGTGGACCACCTGATCGAGGTGCTCTGGCCGCAGGACCCGCCCCGCTCGGCGGTGGCCAACGTGCACACGTACGTCCACGCCCTGCGTACCCTCCTCGGCGCGGCCCGGCTCCGCCGGCAGCCGCCGGGCTACCGGCTGCTGCTCGGCCCCGCCGAACTCGACATGGCCCGCTTCGACGAGCCCGAGCGGGTCACCGACCCGGCCGAGCTGGACGCCGCGCTGGCGCTGTGGCGGGGCGACCCCGTCGAGAACCTGCCGCACTCGCCGCTGTGGCGGCCCGAGGTGGAGCGCCTGGTCGAGCGCTGGCGGTTGCTGCGGGAGCAGCGGGCCCGGGTACGCATCGAGTCCGGCGATCCGGCCGGCGCGATCGCCGACCTGCGGGCGCTGGTGACCGAGGATCCGCTGCGGGAGGAGGCCTGGCGACTGCTGGTCACCGCGCTGGAGGCCACCGGGCGCCGGGCGGAGGCGCTGTCCACGTACTCCAACGCCCGCCGTTTCCTGGTGGAGGGGCTGGGCATCGAGCCCAGCGAACCGCTGCGCCGGTTGCATCGCAGCCTGCTGACCCAGGACGAGCCGGCGGCCCCGGCCGGGCCGGCCCGGCTGGACAGTGACGCCGCCACGGTGCTGCGCGGGTTCGCCCTGCTCGACCTCGGGCCGGCACCCGGCTGGGTGGCATCGGCCCTGCTCGACCGGCACGACGTCCAGACTGTGCTGGACAACCTGGAGCTGGGCCGGCTGGTCCGCCGGGTCGGCCGGGACGAGCTGGGACAGCCGCGGTTCCGGCTGCCGATCGTGGCCAGCCTGCTGGCATCGGAGCTGCCCGACCCGGCCGACGAGGCGATGCTGTGCCGGGTCCTCGGCGGCTACCTCGACCTGGCCGGGCGGGCCGCGCAGGGCCTGCCGGCCCAGATCTTCGGCCCCGGGGTGACCGTCGCGGCCCGCTGGCCGGTACCGTCCGCCGCCGACCTGGCCAAGGACCCGGTCGCCTGGTTCACCGTCGAGCGGCAGGCGCTGCTCGCCGCCGTCGACCTCGCCGCCCGGCTGGGCCGCTCCGAACTGGCCTGGGAGTTCGCACACGCCATGCTGCCCTGGTGCGACCTCGGCGGCCACACCGCCGAGTGGGAGCGGACCCACCGCACCGCGCTCGACGTCTGCCGGCGCACCGGTGACCTGCTCGGCGAGGCGGTGAGCCTGCGCGGCCTCGGGCAACTGCACCTGTACCGCGATCACTACGGCGCCGCCGCCGAGGCGTTCAGCCGGGCCCGGCTGGCGTACGCCCGGCTGGGCAACACGTACGGCGAGGCGGGCGCCCTGGCCGGGCTGGGATCCGTACACCGGGCGCGCGGCGACCAGGACGCCGCGTACGACTGCTACCAGCAGGCGCTGGCGTCCTACCTGGCGGTGGGCGACCGGCACGGCCAGGCGTACGTGCACGGGGCGCTGGCCCTGGTGTGGCTGGCCCGCCGGGACCCGGCCGAAGCGCTCCGCTGCCTGAACGCCGGCCTGCCGCTCGCGACCGAGCTGGACGACCAGCACCGGGTGGCACACCTGTTGCACCGGTTCGGACAGGTGCGGGTGGCGCTCGACGACCCGGTGGCCGCCCGCGGCTGCTTCACCGCCGCGCTCGACCGGTTCACCGCCATCGGCGACGCGCACGGCCAGGCGTACTGCCTCAGCGACCTGGCCGAGCTGGAGAGCGGCGACGCGACGATCACCCGGCTCAGCCGGGCGCTGGAGATCTTCGAGCAGATCGGCGACCGCCGCGGCCAGGAGCAGACCGCCCGGCGCCTCGGTGAACTGCACCTGGACGCCGGGCGGGACCGTCTCGGCGACGCCTACCTGGCCGAGGCCCGCCGCCTCCGCGCCACCGTCGAGGACGAGGTGAACCGCCCCGGCTGA
- a CDS encoding M23 family metallopeptidase: MRLRHLLRAASAFVIGVAATLLIANPAHAAPAFQLPFPCGQTWSGNSSNSSAHVSWEIDFNRGSTASADLGDTVLAAAAGTVEVSAHQGNTNGYGNLIVINHGSGYYTYYAHLNSRAVVAGQSVLRGQAIGAVGNTSKSGNNISPHLHYEVRYPDRSQSHIIKAVFNGATFGYPNASVTSRNCATSYDPAEVCGSGFQVIDSVKLGSAGTANLLWKGSTSQNCVVTLKMANVGSATATSAFLEPQGSTRTTDSGNFSYYAGPVIRSSPGCVRWGGSTGGSSYTSGFEHCG, translated from the coding sequence ATGCGACTACGTCATCTGTTGAGGGCTGCGAGCGCCTTCGTCATCGGTGTCGCGGCGACCCTGCTGATCGCGAACCCGGCGCACGCCGCGCCGGCGTTCCAGCTCCCCTTCCCGTGCGGGCAGACCTGGAGCGGCAACAGCAGCAACAGCAGCGCCCACGTGTCCTGGGAGATCGACTTCAACCGTGGATCCACCGCGTCCGCGGATCTCGGTGACACCGTGCTGGCCGCGGCCGCCGGAACGGTCGAGGTCTCCGCGCACCAGGGCAACACCAACGGGTACGGCAACCTGATCGTGATCAATCACGGCAGCGGGTACTACACGTACTACGCACACCTGAACAGCCGGGCGGTCGTCGCCGGCCAGTCGGTCCTGCGCGGCCAGGCCATCGGCGCGGTCGGCAACACCAGCAAGTCCGGCAACAACATCTCCCCGCACCTGCACTACGAGGTGCGCTACCCGGACCGCTCCCAGTCGCACATCATCAAGGCCGTCTTCAACGGCGCCACCTTCGGCTACCCGAACGCCTCGGTGACCAGCAGGAACTGCGCCACGTCGTACGACCCGGCCGAGGTGTGCGGCAGCGGATTCCAGGTCATCGACTCGGTGAAGCTCGGTTCGGCCGGCACCGCCAACCTGCTGTGGAAGGGCTCGACCAGCCAGAACTGCGTGGTCACGCTGAAGATGGCGAACGTCGGCTCGGCGACCGCCACGAGCGCCTTCCTCGAGCCGCAGGGCTCGACGAGAACGACGGATTCCGGAAACTTCTCCTACTACGCGGGGCCGGTGATCCGTTCGTCGCCGGGTTGCGTGAGGTGGGGCGGCAGCACCGGCGGCTCCAGCTACACCTCGGGCTTCGAGCACTGCGGGTAG
- a CDS encoding sulfurtransferase TusA family protein, which translates to MSARSEPDEVLDCRGQRCPLPVINLARRLPELPVGAVVRVLADDPAAAVDIPAWCRMRGQEFVGAATTAGSPGYDVRRTR; encoded by the coding sequence GTGAGCGCGAGGAGTGAGCCGGACGAGGTGCTGGACTGCCGGGGCCAGCGGTGCCCGCTGCCGGTGATCAACCTGGCCCGGCGGCTGCCCGAGCTGCCGGTCGGCGCGGTGGTGCGGGTGCTCGCGGACGACCCGGCCGCCGCCGTCGACATCCCGGCCTGGTGCCGGATGCGCGGCCAGGAGTTCGTCGGCGCCGCGACGACGGCCGGCTCCCCCGGGTACGACGTCCGCCGTACCCGGTGA